In the Perca flavescens isolate YP-PL-M2 chromosome 10, PFLA_1.0, whole genome shotgun sequence genome, TTGTGTAATTTATTTCATGTCTAAGGATTAATAATCTATGTTTCCTTTATGTAACTGCTatggaaatgtttaaaaaaaaagaaaaaggaacatCAGAGAGAATGCATGTTCTTAAAGAGTTTGATCCTTTGCTATTATACCTCTTAACAAATCACCCTAAGCTGAATACTGAATTGATGCACTCTTtaacaaattagttttttttcttttattctttctttctttcttttttattaacttCTCTATCTGTATCTGTAGAATCTTAGTTGTGAATAACGGGTTCAGATTCATTTGGACATTTGCTTACCTTTTTTTCTCACACGCCCACTGATTCTAACAAGGCCCAGATGGAATTGGAGACTACAGGCCAAGATCAAATTATTTCTCCCGGTACATCGGTGCGGGTGCCTCATCACCTGAGGCTTCAGGTGACCTCAGTTACTTGGGCCAAGCTACACCCCATGCCCCCCCTCCTACGCCCAAGCAGAGCTATGTGGGGGAGGTTGGCTGGGGCTGGCAGTATAACCAGCTGTTGAACAGTGGGACGCTGCTCAGCAACATGCAAATTAAGGTATGGTGAAAATCCACTGTGTGCGTCTTATGCAAATGAGTAAGTAAAGGCATTATATCCTCAGCTAATGTGCTACAAGGTCACACTGAGCATTACTTGGAAATGCTTGGATACGATATGCAGGATTTTAATCAATGTTGGTATAAACAGTAGCACATCAGTAATACATGGCCAATTTAGCAAATCTGGATCCGATTTattgatcttttattttttattatttaatttagcAAACATACCAGCTCATAGCTTTTTCTATAGCTAATCAGTGTTGAGTTGAGACTTCATGAATATTCATTTTACATGGTTTAGATGAGAAAAACATTATTAGAattcaattaaatgttttatttaaattctgAATTATTCAAACATCATATACCGTAAAAAAGACCAAAAGCAAATCAACAAACACTTCAATACAAACAATTCAAACATGTTTAATTAAGATACAACCccccattatttatttaattattttttttatatatatatatatatatatatatatatatatatatatatatatatatatatatatatattatatataatattcttCCTCCCCTTACATGTTATAGGCACCTATTTTCATCTTTTATATAAAGAATTATCCCAGAACTGGTAAAAACCTAGCTATCATCAATTCAATCTGTTCATCAGCTTAACCCAGTCAGTATATGACTCTTGCAGTGGCAAAGAATAATCCCTGCTGGAGTGATAAAGCTGTCAGTGCTAAATCTGCCTTAGATATTCCTATTGGCAAAATGTCACACATTCTTAACCAGGAATGTGCATTTTAACTTTCCTTCTCAGGACAACTACAGTTATGATAATGTAATATGCTGTGTAGATGAAAGGAGATGACATTTCAGGGAAAAATTAAACTGAACTCAGCCCTTCCTTTTCTGATAGAAAACTGAGTTGCGGACAGCGTTGGAGGACAGAGTGACTCACAGGTTCCAGGACCAACAGTAAGACAGTGTTTGTAGTCCTCACGTTGCACACGTTGAATCCCTCAGAATCATATTACATGTGTGTGCTGGGTCAAATGGATGAGTTAGAACATCTCAGGTTTGCACAGTGTTGAGTGACTGCATTGTAGGTTATCTGCTTCCACATCCATAATGCATCACTTCCACTTTTGCAGGAACACACACCGCCCCAAGCCGTAGGTAATAAATCAGCCAGACAGACATGGACACAGTTACAGCAATGACACATATACTGACctaaacaaacattttggaaGGTTTGTCTTCAActttattgacatttttcatAAATAACATATTTACAATCCACTACCTTTCATGTAATCCCTAACCGAGATGTAACAGTAAATACGACATGCTCAtttcacacatatatatatatatatatatatatatatatatatatatatatatatatattgaaatgACACATTAACCATcgagacaaaaataaaactggGGAGTGACAAAAATATTGTGACAGGCTATAGCTATGCAgagaacagacagacatgcatgcaGATGCTAGTTAGGAAGACACTTCTGGCTGTATTTGAGACAGGTTTCAAACTCTCTATATGCAATGAAAGGCAGTTCCAAGTCTGGGCAGTTCTAACAAATAAACGGTAATCCGTGAGTGTGAATATGTCATAATAGTTATCAAATGGGCACATTGTTGAAATGGTCTGTTATTAGGCCCACAATCCCTCAGACGTGTTCCACGACACGTTTCCTGAaatcag is a window encoding:
- the spmip2 gene encoding uncharacterized protein C4orf45 → MQNSEAAAGGPPQHGQRMIFTGPDGIGDYRPRSNYFSRYIGAGASSPEASGDLSYLGQATPHAPPPTPKQSYVGEVGWGWQYNQLLNSGTLLSNMQIKKTELRTALEDRVTHRFQDQQ